From the genome of Sporomusa sphaeroides DSM 2875:
CTGTACGCATCATGAATGACAAAACCGGTTTCACCAACTGAATATTCTGCCCAGTACGTCACATACGCCGGCTTATAGCAAGCAAGAAAATGACCGTTAGTACTGTTTCGGAACTTATTGCCGGTGCGTTCCGCATATTCGATTACCTGCTGCAAATCGGCAGTCAATATCAGACTGTCTTCCATAAGCGCTCTTACCTCGTCGGCAATAACCAAGTTTACCAGCGCCGGTTTATCCTGTACGGCTTCACCCCAGATCTCCCGCAGCACAGTGGTTTTTAACCGGGCGCGCTCCTCGTGCCGCTGTGAATACCCAACCGGCGGGCGGGCAGTCATTTTCCCGTTTTTATCACCAAAAATCAAATCCAGCAAATGATAGGTCGTTTTCCCCCGGTTGGTAAAATTATCACGGCACATGGCACAATAAGTCACATAGTCTTTGTCACTTTCGTCAATCCGCCGGTCCACAACCATACGGGCCAACTCTCGATTGGCAATTTGCATTAACCCCCCGAAGCCACAGCACTCGGTAAATTCCCGGCTGGTTTTTAATTCTTCCACACGATGTCCCAGTTGCCGTAAAATATTTCGGACACTGTCGTGAATTTCCCGCTCATGCCGGGTGGTGCAGGAGTCGTGCACTGCCAGAGTATACGACCCGGCCGACGGTACCTCCGGCAGGCCAATTTGGTCCATAAAGGTCCACAAAAACTCAACCGGAATATCCGGCAGATTATTTTTAAAGATCATAAAACAAGTCGGACAGCCTAGTATTACTTTGGGGGTTCCCATACGCTCCCACTCGGACTTTATCGACTGGATTGCAGCAATAAATTTTTCCTTTTCACCGGCCCAGTCTGCCGGAGCTCCACAGCAGCCAAGCATAAGTCCGACGCCGTCTTTGATTTTTTCCCGCAGATAATTATAAGTCTGTATAACCTGCCCGGGTGCGGAGCCGCTTAATTGACACCCGGGATAAAACATAACCTGACTTTGAGAAAACCCGGGCTCATGTCTGGTCAGGGCAGCTAGATCACTGTTACTGTATTTTAACTCCTGCAAGGCAAAACCGAACGCCGAGGGCGGCATTTTCCCGGTGCTGACCATGGTCTCCCGCGCCTCGCGGCAGAGATCCGCCATGCTGAAATTATCCTGGCACACTTCCTCACACAGCCGGCACATACTGCAGGAATTGATCATCTGATTAGATTTACGGACCACACTGGTCATATTCTTATAAATCTGCCGCGCATAGCTGAGGGGATAAGCCCGGTAATGCTTCAGATACTCACATAGCTTTACACATTCCATACACTGGCAATCAAGACAGCGTTCGGCTTCTGCCGTTGC
Proteins encoded in this window:
- a CDS encoding pyridine nucleotide-disulfide oxidoreductase/dicluster-binding protein yields the protein MDLQQLHAMEANCTQENLPRCTAACPLHVDVRGMMAAIRKGDFSAGYDLFAKMAPFPGIISRVCDQPCQEACKRVEAGDGLAINALEQACRNFNTQPLLKNNLIPNKNKKVAVVGAGISGLTVALNLAKKGYKLTVFDTGTEFGGRLLEFPEAKLPRQMMADDFAILAKLGVQAKLGVTVGNHAGAGVLFNDLLAEFDAVYLGLGQIKAADFALGLEMDSDGCICIDPVTFGTSNPKVFAGGSYRQEQGKLSLIHSVAAGQSAAISIDRALQGVALTFSRSHEGPQPTRLFTSTEGVEPRPVVVMADSGLGYTREEATAEAERCLDCQCMECVKLCEYLKHYRAYPLSYARQIYKNMTSVVRKSNQMINSCSMCRLCEEVCQDNFSMADLCREARETMVSTGKMPPSAFGFALQELKYSNSDLAALTRHEPGFSQSQVMFYPGCQLSGSAPGQVIQTYNYLREKIKDGVGLMLGCCGAPADWAGEKEKFIAAIQSIKSEWERMGTPKVILGCPTCFMIFKNNLPDIPVEFLWTFMDQIGLPEVPSAGSYTLAVHDSCTTRHEREIHDSVRNILRQLGHRVEELKTSREFTECCGFGGLMQIANRELARMVVDRRIDESDKDYVTYCAMCRDNFTNRGKTTYHLLDLIFGDKNGKMTARPPVGYSQRHEERARLKTTVLREIWGEAVQDKPALVNLVIADEVRALMEDSLILTADLQQVIEYAERTGNKFRNSTNGHFLACYKPAYVTYWAEYSVGETGFVIHDAYSHRMEILDK